One window of Thioclava sp. GXIMD4216 genomic DNA carries:
- a CDS encoding contact-dependent growth inhibition system immunity protein yields MKIRDIIIIGLHLVILVPSLLLSAVAFSDAYYRCPVSPCGDTSEAGMFGVLAAIVALLSMGSGALCLWQRHKVLYRERLFMRGITHTRRWARIMQNQDFYFIKTRSGLRSGTFGDPKGNEHIFEVATDDAALGVALRDSLSASRVVAQSLAPDGMTWPTFVEIAPEFKSSSRAAYYHDWVARIMAYGRYKTKRKMFAAMRMCSVELDMDKAEIEIAPKNHVKLEAWDLGKLTEADKVRISAQVSDAELGAAMRLALSRCT; encoded by the coding sequence ATGAAAATCCGCGACATTATTATAATCGGCCTCCATTTAGTCATTCTCGTGCCATCGCTACTCCTGAGCGCCGTGGCCTTCTCCGATGCCTATTATCGCTGTCCCGTTAGCCCGTGTGGTGACACTTCAGAGGCAGGTATGTTTGGCGTTTTGGCAGCGATAGTCGCCCTACTTTCGATGGGAAGTGGAGCGCTCTGCCTCTGGCAACGCCATAAAGTTTTATATCGTGAAAGACTGTTTATGCGCGGCATCACACACACACGGCGTTGGGCTAGAATCATGCAAAACCAGGATTTCTATTTTATCAAAACTCGTTCTGGCCTTCGCAGCGGTACCTTTGGCGATCCGAAGGGAAACGAACATATTTTTGAGGTTGCTACTGACGATGCGGCGCTCGGCGTAGCCTTGCGCGATTCACTCTCTGCCAGTCGCGTGGTGGCTCAAAGCCTCGCACCGGATGGTATGACATGGCCGACATTCGTCGAGATTGCGCCAGAATTCAAAAGTAGTAGCCGCGCGGCATATTATCACGATTGGGTAGCAAGGATTATGGCGTATGGTCGTTACAAGACCAAGCGCAAGATGTTTGCCGCGATGCGCATGTGTTCTGTCGAGCTCGACATGGATAAGGCCGAAATCGAAATAGCGCCAAAGAACCATGTCAAGCTTGAAGCTTGGGATCTGGGCAAACTAACCGAGGCCGATAAAGTGCGAATTTCAGCGCAGGTGAGCGACGCGGAGCTTGGCGCTGCAATGCGCCTTGCCCTTAGCCGCTGCACCTGA
- a CDS encoding leucine-rich repeat domain-containing protein: MSRRTCATHPLQTSEMRDETEVGASKPITVEIGSNGSLGIQLVDTASRIGQTIDALKDADPNVFHSNKSTVDEPAPTCTGWHLQGRLPESDKTYTQIKRLFLQDCSKLRTLTWVKNFPNLEKLWIYGSDKIADLEGIQAAKYLSSVTVWPSFSGKITLKSLSPIGALKGLEEFIYAGGTRDGSLEALNSLQNLKKTFFSNAYSWQEIARFEAHHPEAAFPWKGGIVPSANPGLLMCKKCGTAQSMLAGKGLRLACPACDSAYIEKHLERYTLLLST; this comes from the coding sequence ATGTCGCGCCGAACCTGCGCGACACATCCGCTGCAAACGTCAGAAATGCGGGACGAAACGGAAGTAGGCGCTTCCAAGCCAATCACGGTCGAGATAGGCTCAAATGGGTCATTGGGGATACAGCTGGTGGATACTGCAAGTCGGATTGGTCAAACTATTGATGCCCTTAAAGATGCGGACCCGAACGTGTTTCATTCCAACAAGAGCACAGTTGATGAGCCCGCCCCGACTTGCACCGGATGGCATTTGCAGGGGAGACTGCCGGAAAGCGACAAGACATACACGCAGATAAAGCGGCTATTCCTACAAGATTGCAGCAAGTTGCGTACACTCACTTGGGTCAAGAACTTCCCAAACCTTGAGAAGCTGTGGATTTACGGATCGGACAAGATTGCTGACCTTGAGGGAATTCAGGCTGCCAAATATCTTAGCTCGGTGACGGTATGGCCTTCATTCTCAGGCAAGATCACTTTGAAAAGCCTTTCGCCGATTGGTGCGCTCAAGGGGCTGGAGGAATTTATCTACGCGGGAGGGACTCGCGATGGGTCGCTGGAGGCGTTGAACTCTCTCCAGAACCTAAAGAAAACTTTCTTTTCGAACGCTTATTCTTGGCAAGAGATTGCCCGATTTGAGGCTCACCATCCTGAGGCTGCCTTTCCTTGGAAAGGTGGCATTGTTCCCTCTGCAAATCCGGGTCTTTTGATGTGCAAAAAATGTGGCACGGCACAGTCTATGCTGGCAGGTAAAGGCCTTCGTCTCGCGTGCCCAGCGTGCGACAGTGCCTATATCGAAAAGCACCTCGAACGATATACCCTGCTACTGTCCACTTAG